From the Colletotrichum lupini chromosome 10, complete sequence genome, one window contains:
- a CDS encoding thioredoxin yields MRLSPLFLFLGSTLLSGVQAAEADKDERENTYFNSMKVPPILELTPDTFDKEVKASQFMLIKHYSPYCPHCIDYAPIYQTLYEWYYTSKPESKEDKTFTELYDFRFATINCVAYFDLCASHNVASYPSTILYKNGELAELIKGVKDIDQISPIIEKYLEAAKPGTRPRSLEYPEPGDKTSPEKAPGKADDSKKPVDDKADAKTDAKTDSKAPAKADEKTPPKEETKAPPKAPPAKEDDKPAGKTDAKADTKGDAKGDAKGDAKGDTKTETKTDAKADVKAEAKPSTTSKAIAVPTKAVVKKPTVTPNKEGASVPLSAERFQTLVTMTQDPWFVKFYAPWCHHCQAMAPNWQQLAKEMKGRLNIGEVNCDVETRLCKDVRLRGYPTILFFKGGERVEYDGLRGLGDFVHYANKAIDISEGVLDVDAESLAALEEKEEVIFIYFYDHATTSEDFMALERIPLSLIGKAKLVKTKDPVLFARYKITTWPRLLVSREGRPTYYQPLTPKEMRDIHQVLNWMKSVWLPIVPEMTASNAREIMDGKVVVLGIVNREDQEGFLRAKRELKSAANEWMDKQILLFQHERQELRDAKQLRIDEADDRGDGRALRAAKAIRINMDKSDRKQVGFAWVDSVFWQRWIRTTYGIDTKDGDRVIINDEDNRRYWDTTITGNNILLSRTSILETINKVVSSPPKIKPKLTISSFEKIFFDIRVTFVEHPYLTMGCILGLAFGAFSWFRSRTRKGRGGHFRLEESWGNKELMKEGLLGPSGNGKVD; encoded by the exons ATGAGGTTATCACCTTTGTTCCTGTTCTTGGGCTCGACCCTCCTTTCCGGGGTTCAAGCAGCAGAGGCAGACAAGGATGAACGGGAGAACACCTACTTCAACTCCATGAAAGTGCCGCCAATACTCGAGTTGACCCCGGATACCTTTGACAAGGAGGTTAAGGCCTCGCAGTTCATGCTTATCAAGCACTACAG CCCTTACTGCCCGCATTGCATAGACTATGCGCCGATATACCAGACCCTCTACGAGTGGTACTACACTTCGAAGCCCGAGTCCAAGGAGGACAAGACCTTTACCGAGCTCTACGATTTTCGCTTCGCCACGATTAACTGCGTGGCCTACTTTGATCTTTGCGCTTCCCACAACGTCGCGTCGTACCCTAGCACTATCCTCTACAAGAATGGCGAGCTGGCCGAGTTGATCAAGGGTGTCAAGGACATTGACCAGATCAGCCCCATCATTGAGAAGTACCTCGAGGCGGCCAAGCCCGGAACCAGGCCCCGCAGCCTCGAGTATCCCGAGCCTGGCGACAAGACCTCCCCCGAAAAGGCTCCAGGAAAGGCCGACGATTCGAAGAAGCCTGTGGACGACAAGGCCGACGCCAAGACGGACGCCAAGACTGATAGCAAGGCTCCCGCAAAGGCCGACGAGAAGACGCCGCCAAAGGAAGAGACCAAGGCTCCCCCGAAGGCTCCTCCCGCGAAGGAGGACGACAAGCCTGCAGGCAAGACCGATGCGAAGGCTGATACTAAGGGCGATGCCAAGGGCGATGCCAAGGGCGATGCCAAGGGCGACACGAAGACTGAGACAAAGACTGACGCAAAGGCCGACGTCAAGGCAGAGGCAAAGCCTAGCACCACCTCGAAGGCTATCGCCGTTCCTACCAAGGCCGTCGTTAAGAAACCTACAGTCACACCCAACAAGGAAGGTGCCTCTGTGCCTCTGAGTGCCGAAAGATTCCAGACCTTGGTCACCATGACCCAGGACCCTTGGTTTGTCAAGTTCTACGCGCCCTGGTGCCATCACTGCCAGGCCATGGCACCTAACTGGCAGCAACTGGCCAAGGAGATGAAGGGTCGTCTGAATATCGGAGAGGTCAACTGCGACGTGGAGACCAGACTCTGCAAGGACGTCCGTCTCCGCGGCTACCCCACTATTCTCTTCTTCAAGGGTGGCGAGCGTGTCGAGTACGATGGTCTGAGAGGCCTCGGCGACTTTGTTCACTACGCCAACAAGGCCATCGACATTAGCGAGGGAGTACTGGATGTAGACGCTGAGTCCTTGGCAGCTCTCGAGGAGAAGGAAGAGGTTATCTTCATCTACTTCTACGATCACGCCACTACCTCTGAGGACTTCATGGCTCTTGAGCGCATCCCTCTCAGCCTGATTGGCAAGGCAAAGCTCGTGAAGACCAAGGATCCCGTTCTTTTCGCCCGTTACAAGATCACGACCTGGCCTCGCTTGCTCGTTTCCAGAGAGGGCCGCCCTACATACTATCAGCCGCTGACACCCAAGGAGATGCGTGATATCCACCAAGTCTTGAACTGGATGAAATCAGTATGGCTTCCGATTGTTCCTGAGATGACCGCTTCCAATGCCCGCGAGATCATGGACGGCAAGGTTGTCGTCCTCGGAATCGTCAACAGGGAAGACCAGGAGGGCTTCCTTAGAGCCAAGCGCGAGTTGAAGAGTGCTGCCAACGAGTGGATGGATAAGCAGATCCTTCTCTTCCAGCACGAAAGGCAAGAGCTTCGAGATGCCAAGCAACTCAGAATCGATGAGGCCGATGACCGCGGCGACGGGCGTGCGTTGCGTGCGGCCAAGGCCATCCGCATCAACATGGACAAGTCGGACCGCAAGCAGGTTGGCTTTGCCTGGGTTGATAGTGTCTTCTGGCAGAGATGGATTCGCACCACCTATGGCATTGATACCAAGGACGGAGACCGTGTCATTATCAATGACGAGGAT AACCGCCGCTACTGGGATACCACTATTACTGGCAACAACATCCTTTTGTCCCGGACGTCGATCTTGGAGACCATTAACAAGGTCGTCTCTTCGCCGCCCAAGATCAAGCCCAAGCTCACCATCTCGAGCTTCGAGAAGATCTTCTTCGACATCCGTGTCACCTTTGTCGAGCACCCCTATCTCACCATGGGCTGCATTCTCGGCCTGGCCTTTGGAGCCTTCTCATGGTTCCGCAGCCGCACCCGCAAGGGCCGTGGCGGCCACTTCCGCCTAGAAGAATCATGGGGCAACAAGGAGCTGATGAAGGAGGGTCTCCTGGGACCCAGCGGCAACGGCAAGGTGGACTAG
- a CDS encoding dual specificity phosphatase, producing the protein MEEPQEPKEHAIATAPYSHRPPSPPYIPIPMTFAKGNATCAFTPSFNNVDAMRLTSEDLRIITRDKTQTATDRSVGWNYEARRKAQTLLDFLYLGPLSVARDEAWLAKEGITMVIVTRHARVAQARLMSVDKVAQKLGIQVEYLDVLDNSELIRGFPEVVRKINGHLIDVYRSQVVGAQEGRMAVDDESFRSGKILLVCETGNDRSAFVAAAYIMTMYGKDMISSVQFVSMQRFSANFDEDGKRMLQAYEDILNAQRSVSDVTRDVPRAGQSQGYTGRGGKRGIETTLDDEDRQGGGYETFAADRERYQDRGKFVPFRDRDTVA; encoded by the coding sequence ATGGAGGAACCCCAGGAGCCGAAAGAGCATGCCATCGCCACAGCTCCGTATAGCCACAGGCCCCCCAGTCCTCCCTATATACCCATTCCCATGACATTTGCTAAAGGCAACGCTACTTGCGCCTTTACCCCCTCATTCAACAATGTCGATGCCATGCGCCTTACGAGCGAGGATCTCAGAATCATAACTCGGGACAAGACACAGACTGCCACAGACAGGTCAGTTGGCTGGAACTACGAGGCTCGACGAAAGGCACAGACGCTCCTGGACTTCCTATATCTCGGTCCGTTATCTGTTGCTCGCGACGAAGCTTGGCTTGCCAAGGAGGGAATCACCATGGTCATTGTTACACGACATGCCAGGGTGGCTCAAGCTCGACTGATGAGTGTCGACAAGGTAGCGCAGAAGCTCGGCATACAAGTCGAATATTTAGACGTCTTGGACAACTCTGAATTGATCCGTGGCTTCCCAGAGGTGGTGAGGAAAATCAATGGGCATTTGATCGACGTGTATCGCAGTCAAGTTGTGGGTGCGCAGGAAGGCCGGATGGCAGTCGATGATGAAAGCTTCAGGAGTGGCAAGATTCTCCTTGTTTGCGAAACTGGAAACGACCGGTCAGCTTTCGTTGCTGCAGCTTACATCATGACCATGTACGGAAAGGATATGATCTCATCCGTGCAATTTGTCTCCATGCAACGATTCTCCGCCAACTTCGACGAGGATGGGAAGAGGATGCTACAAGCATACGAAGACATCCTCAATGCCCAAAGAAGTGTCTCTGATGTGACCAGAGATGTTCCTCGAGCCGGCCAGTCGCAAGGATACACCGGTAGAGGCGGCAAGCGCGGTATCGAAACAACTCTTGACGACGAGGACAGGCAGGGCGGAGGATATGAGACATTCGCCGCGGATCGTGAGCGGTACCAGGACAGGGGCAAATTTGTCCCGTTTCGTGATCGGGATACAGTCGCGTAG
- a CDS encoding acyl CoA binding protein — MSAPQSEAFKQAVSDSKKLTSKPGNDELLELYGLYKVSTGEDISSAPKPGMFDLKGKAKQSAWQKVVDDNLTPEQAQEKYVALVNSLKEKYGYDANKEPEAVGA; from the exons ATGTCTGCCCCTCAGAGCGAAGCCTTCAAGCAGGCTGTCTCCGATAGCAAGAAGCTTACCTCCAAGCCCGGCAACGACGAGCTTCTCGAGCTCTACG GCCTGTACAAGGTCAGCACTGGCGAGGACATCTCCAGCGCCCCCAAGCCTGGCATGTTCGACCTCAAG GGCAAGGCGAAGCAGAGCGCGTGGCAGAAGGTCGTCGACGACAACCTCACCCCTGAGCAGGCCCAGGAGAAGTACGTCGCCCTCGTCAACTCTCTCAAGGAGAAGTACGGCTACGACGCCAACAAGGAGCCCGAGGCCGTCGGCGCGTAA
- a CDS encoding carbonate dehydratase yields the protein MVISDHRRGTWRTATSLKQEPSHTSFNMSAIQKNVEAASETYSSTFDKGHLALPPAKKYLVLTCMDARIDPARAFGIELGDAHVIRNAGASAVDAIRSIVISQQLLGTHEIVLVKHTGCGMLTFKNEDAFGLVEKNLGAEASSEAASRIPDFLPFPELDAAVKKDIEFIKASKLVPESVTLSGWVYEVETGKTRRVV from the exons ATGGTTATCAGTGATCACAGGCGCGGCACTTGGAGAACTGCAA CAAGTCTTAAACAGGAACCATCTCACACTTCATTCAACATGTCCGCAATTCAAAAGAACGTCGAGGCCGCCTCGGAAACCTACTCGTCGACCTTTGACAAGGGCCACCTCGCCCTCCCGCCGGCGAAAAAGTACCTCGTCCTGACGTGCATGGATGCCAGGATCGATCCGGCGCGGGCTTTTGGTATCGAGCTGGGCGATGCGCACGTCATTCGCAAT GCCGGCGCTTCAGCCGTAGACGCGATCCGCAGCATCGTCATCTCGCAGCAGCTCCTCGGCACGCACGAGATCGTCCTGGTCAAGCATACGGGCTGCGGCATGTTGACTTTCAAGAACGAGGATGCGTTTGGTCTCGTTGAGAAGAATCTTGG TGCCGAGGCTTCCTCGGAGGCGGCGAGCCGTATCCCAGACTTCCTCCCCTTCCCGGAGCTGGATGCGGCTGTCAAGAAGGATATTGAGTTTATCAAGGCGTCCAAGTTGGTGCCGGAGAGTGTTACTCTGAGCGGATGGGTTTATGAGGTTGAGACGGGGAAGACGAGGCGTGTTGTTTGA
- a CDS encoding AFG1-like ATPase: MRRAAASSLPLRIVGASLNGSAARTRGITDQARWKVASVTEYPYATNRKWGPEEDGFGGSDSNRGKQGQLQKMNTARYKNTTAESTTAFCATTSIRGASIIQSLQHLHDELVNYHAPEVKQPTLESIKPAKSMFGSWFGGGKAAEAAIGAIPSNLPRGLYLFGDVGSGKTMLMDLFYDTLPSSVKTKTRIHFHNFMQDVHKRLHKMKMQHGNDVDAVPFVAAQIAAQGNVLCFDEFQCTDVADAMILRRLLEALMSHGVVLVTTSNRHPDELYKNGIQRESFIPAIKLLKSRLHVINLDSPTDYRKIPRPPSGVYHTPLDAHATSHAEKWFRFLGDPENPEPHPEVQNVWGREIHVPRVSGRCAWFTFDELIGKATSAADYLELVRNYDAFVITDCPGMTYRQRDLARRFITFIDAVYESHAKLVLTTEKPLTELFVSRAELEESLEKQGKKDEAGQQQSGGDTAAATHLLEDLDHNIDSIKGMSGLFSGDEEAFAFARALSRLSHMGSKEWVERGMGLEQQGGKKERDDWAKVRSRQMEDSM; encoded by the exons ATGCGCCGTGCAGCTGCATCCTCACTTCCCCTCCGCATAGTGGGCGCATCGCTCAACGGCTCTGCCGCCCGAACCCGAGGCATCACAGACCAGGCC CGCTGGAAGGTTGCGTCCGTTACCGAGTATCCTTACGCAACAAACCGGAAATGGGGGCCAGAGGAGGACGGCTTCGGCGGTAGCGACAGCAACAGAGGGAAACAGGG GCAGCTGCAAAAGATGAACACGGCCCGATACAAGAATACGACCGCCGAGTCGACAACGGCATTTTGCGCAACGACGAGCATCAGAGGGGCAA GTATCATTCAGAGCCTCCAGCACCTCCACGACGAGCTGGTCAACTACCATGCGCCCGAAGTGAAGCAGCCGACTCTCGAGTCCATCAAGCCCGCAAAGTCAATGTTCGGATCCTGGTTCGGCGGGGGAAAGGCTGCCGAGGCTGCAATAGGAGCGATCCCGAGCAACTTGCCCCGCGGGCTGTACCTCTTTGGCGATGTCGGTAGCGGCAAGACGATGCTCATGGATCTGTTTTACGACACGCTGCCGAGCTCAGTCAAGACCAAGACGCGTATCCACTTCCACAACTTCATGCAGGATGTCCACAAGCGGCTACACAAGATGAAGATGCAGCACGGCAACGACGTCGACGCCGTTCCCTTTGTGGCAGCGCAGATCGCGGCGCAGGGCAACGTTCTCTGTTTCGACGAGTTTCAGTGTACCGACGTGGCAGACGCCATGATTCTGAGAAG GCTACTAGAAGCGCTCATGTCACATGGCGTCGTACTGGTCACGACATCGAACCGACACCCCGACGAACTCTACAAGAACGGCATCCAGCGAGAATCCTTCATCCCCGCGATCAAGCTGCTCAAGAGCAGGCTCCACGTCATCAACCTGGACTCCCCGACAGACTACCGCAAGATCCCGAGACCGCCCTCGGGCGTGTACCACACCCCGCTCGACGCGCACGCGACCTCCCACGCCGAGAAGTGGTTCCGCTTCCTCGGCGACCCGGAGAACCCGGAGCCGCACCCGGAGGTGCAGAACGTCTGGGGCCGCGAGATCCACGTGCCGCGCGTGAGCGGCCGCTGCGCGTGGTTCACATTTGACGAGCTCATCGGCAAGGCCACGTCGGCGGCGGACTACCTCGAGCTGGTGCGCAACTACGACGCCTTTGTCATCACCGACTGTCCCGGCATGACGTACCGCCAGCGCGACCTCGCCCGACGCTTCATCACCTTCATCGACGCCGTGTATGAGTCGCACGCGAAGCTGGTGCTGACGACGGAGAAGCCGCTGACGGAGCTGTTCGTCTCCCGCGCCGAGCTGGAGGAGTCGTTGGAGAAGCAAGGGAAGAAGGACGAGGCCGGACAGCAGCAGAGCGGTGGTGATACCGCGGCGGCGACGCATCTCCTGGAGGACCTGGACCATAATATTGATTCCATCAAGGGCATGTCGGGCCTGTTCTCGGGAGACGAGGAGGCGTTTGCGTTTGCGCGCGCGCTGTCGCGTCTGAGTCACATGGGCAGCAAGGAGTGGGTTGAGCGCGGTATGGGGTTGGAGCAGCAGGGCGGCAAGAAGGAGCGCGACGACTGGGCCAAGGTCCGGAGTCGGCAGATGGAGGACAGCATGTAG
- a CDS encoding peptidase family M28, producing MKVAKALPLAVLAHSVSARFVAEEEINRVQLYPAGSEPEKYLIELAPGNTRWVTEEEKWELRRNGNRFFDITDHKEFGANRLHTKTKKSVFPEKCRLQDKVKPLIKDLDKKEIQTNLEKFTSFHTRYFKSDYGRQSSEWLLAKLNTIIKDAGADKHVYAEAFPHTWQQSSIIVTIPGKSNSTVVIGAHQDSINLWLPSILAAPGADDDGSGSMTILEAFRTLLKSKDVISGKADNTIEFHWYSAEEGGLLGSQAIFSSYEQDGRDIKAMLQQDMTGFVQGTLDAGKPESVGVITDFVDPGLTGFIKKVIVEYCKVPYVETKCGYACSDHASASKAGYPSAFVIESAFEDSDKHIHSTDDNIKYLSFDHMLEHAKMTLGLVYELGFTDFAALEKQGQVSEEL from the exons ATGAAGGTCGCCAAAGCTTTGCCTCTTGCAGTGCTGGCCCACTCGGTCAGCGCTCGCTTTGTTGCTGAGGAGGAGATCAACCGTGTCCAGCTGTATCCCGCCGGCTCCGAGCCCGAGAAGTACCTGATCGAACTCGCCCCAGGCAACACTCGCTGGGTGACTGAGGAGGAGAAGTGGGAGCTTCGCAGA AACGGAAACCGCTTCTTCGATATCACCGACCACAAGGAATTCGGTGCAAACCGCCTCCACAccaagacgaagaagagcgTCTTCCCCGAGAAGTGTCGCCTCCAGGACAAGGTTAAGCCTCTCATCAAGGACCTTGACAAGAAGGAGATCCAGACCAACCTGGAAAAATTCACGAGCTTCCACACCCGCTACTTCAAGTCCGACTATGGCCGCCAGTCTTCCGAATGGCTTCTGGCAAAGCTGAACACCATCATCAAGGACGCTGGTGCCGACAAGCACGTCTACGCCGAGGCCTTCCCCCACACCTGGCAACAGAGCTCCATCATTGTCACCATCCCGGGCAAGTCTAACAGCACCGTCGTCATCGGTGCGCACCAGGATTCCATCAACCTGTGGCTGCCTTCCATTCTCGCCGCGCCCGGTGCCGATGACGATGGCAGTGGTTCCATGACCATTCTCGAGGCTTTCCGCACCCTCCTTAAGTCCAAGGATGTCATTTCTGGCAAGGCTGACAACACCATCGAGTTCCACTGGTACAGCGCCGAGGAGGGCGGTCTGCTTGGTAGCCAGGCCATTTTCTCGTCCTACGAGCAGGATGGACGCGACATCAAGGCCATGCTCCAGCAGGACATGACTGGATTTGTTCAAGGAACGCTCGATGCTGGAAAGCCTGAGAGCGTCGGTGTCATTACCGACTTTGTTGATCCCGGCTTGACCGGCTTCATCAAGAAGGTCATCGTCGAG TACTGCAAGGTTCCCTACGTCGAGACCAAGTGTGGATACGCCTGCTCCGACCATGCCTCTGCAAGCAAGGCTGGCTACCCCTCCGCCTTCGTGATCGAGTCTGCCTTCGAGGACTCTGACAAGCACATTCACAGCACCGATGACAACATTAAGTACTTGTCGTTTGACCACATGCTTGAGCACGCCAAGATGACTCTTGGCCTCGTGTACGAGCTTGGCTTCACCGACTTCGCCGCTCTGGAGAAGCAAGGCCAGGTTTCCGAGGAGTTGTAA
- a CDS encoding tyrosyl-DNA phosphodiesterase, with amino-acid sequence MERAFKRQRRAEDLEGLPPTTQSDHVESLNRPISPPMKRKQPGMRIKSPFQLTTIRDLPEAANRDCVGLADILGDPMIAECWEFNFLHDVHFLMSHFDEDTRNLVKVHIIHGFWKREDPNRIALQEEAGAYPNVELHGAFMPEMFGTHHTKMIVLVRHDDSAQVIIHTANMIAKDWTNMTNAVWRSPILPLLPEKVVDENESAGRHPFGTGERFKYDLLSYLRAYNTRRPILVDLVEKLRRYDFLGVRATLIASVPGRHPIHDTSQTTWGWPALKRALRNVPVQEGKSEIAVQISSIATLGATDSWLQRCLFDSLAESKNNSLATPRPTYKVIFPTADEIRQSLDGYASGASIHTKIQSQQQAKQLAYLRPIFCHWANNSPNGKALSDDSVVKEAGRQRAAPHIKTYIRYGEKSIDWALVTSANISKQAWGETASASQEVRIASWEVGVLVWPSLIADKATMVGTFETDLPPNDAGDGEPVVGLRIPYNLPLQAYGKDEIPWVATMAYDEPDRLGRAWGAWEN; translated from the exons ATGGAGCGAGCATTCAAACGACAGCGACGTGCCGAAGACTTGGAGGGGCTGCCGCCGACAACTCAGTCAGACCATGTGGAATCCCTGAACCGGCCTATAAGTCCTCCCATGAAGAGAAAACAGCCGGGCATGCGTATCAAGTCGCCGTTCCAGCTGACAACCATAAGGGATCTCCCCGAGGCTGCCAACCGCGACTGCGTCGGCCTCGCTGACATCCTGGGCGATCCTATGATTGCAGAGTGTTGGGAGTTCAACTTCCTGCACGACGTTCACTTTCTCATGAGCCACTTTGACGAGGATACCAGGAACCTAGTCAAAGTTCACATCATTCACGGTTTCTGGAAGAGAGAAGATCCCAATCGCATAGCCCTTCAG GAAGAGGCAGGAGCGTATCCCAATGTTGAGCTACACGGGGCTTTCATGCCGGAGATGTTTGGCACTCACCACACGAAAATGATTGTGTTGGTCCGGCATGACGACTCAGCCCAAGTGATCATACATACGGCCAATATGATCGCCAAGGACTGGACGAATATGACCAATGCTGTCTGGAGATCTCCAATTCTGCCACTACTTCCCGAAAAGGTCGTTGACGAGAACGAATCAGCGGGTAGACATCCTTTCGGAACAGGGGAAAGATTCAAATACGATCTGCTGAGCTACCTCAGAGCGTACAACACACGGAGACCAATCCTCGTAGACTTGGTCGAAAAGCTGCGCAGATACGACTTTTTAGGTGTGCGTGCAACACTCATTGCTAGCGTCCCCGGCCGACATCCCATTCACGACACTTCGCAGACAACCTGGGGATGGCCAGCCCTAAAAAGAGCACTGCGCAATGTTCCGGTCCAAGAAGGGAAGTCTGAGATTGCGGTTCAGATATCGTCTATTGCTACTTTAGGGGCCACTGACAGCTGGCTCCAAAGGTGCCTCTTCGACTCCCTAGCCGAATCCAAGAACAATTCCCTTGCGACACCCAGGCCAACGTACAAGGTCATCTTTCCTACCGCGGACGAGATTAGGCAAAGTTTGGACGGCTATGCTTCAGGAGCATCAATCCACACCAAGATTCAATCCCAGCAACAGGCGAAGCAATTGGCTTACTTGCGGCCCATCTTCTGTCACTGGGCAAACAATTCGCCTAATGGCAAAG CGTTGAGCGATGATTCAGTTGTAAAAGAAGCCGGCAGACAACGGGCAGCACCTCACATCAAGACATACATTCGGTACGGCGAGAAGTCGATAGATTGGGCCCTAGTCACATCTGCCAATATTTCCAAACAAGCGTGGGGTGAAACGGCAAGTGCATCGCAGGAAGTCAGGATCGCATCGTGGGAAGTCGGAGTGCTTGTGTGGCCTTCGCTCATCGCAGACAAAGCGACCATGGTGGGGACATTCGAAACAGACTTGCCACCAAACGATGCGGGGGACGGCGAACCGGTAGTCGGCTTGCGAATTCCTTATAACCTACCTCTACAAGCATATGGAAAGGACGAGATCCCTTGGGTGGCGACGATGGCCTATGACGAACCGGACAGGCTAGGAAGAGCTTGGGGTGCTTGGGAAAACTGA
- a CDS encoding acetyltransferase, whose translation MSSSSGTPYIFSPADHTHLIPYLAALHAGCISSDRTLATFLPPLSHEKLLGWWKERIADVTAGTRMMLILLDESDPGSKFKGTELMGVVMLSMPYSETGPFRGFVEKLLISPKFRRRGGARMLMSVLEGEAFRRGRTLLMLDTEVGSPAEDVWRKFGYVEVGRIPNYGISPAVPRQLKDQVFFYKQLST comes from the exons ATGTCCTCAAGCTCGGGGACACCGTATATCTTCTCACCTGCGGACCACACCCACTTGATCCCCTACTTGGCAGCACTACATGCCGGCTGCATCAGCTCAGACCGGACTCTCGCGACCTTCTTGCCCCCTCTGTCACACGAGAAGCTTTTAGGATGGTGGAAGGAGCGCATAGCAGACGTGACTGCAGGCACCCGCATGATGTTGATCCTCCTCGACGAATCCGACCCGGGCAGCAAGTTCAAGGGCACCGAGCTCATGGGCGTCGTAATGCTCTCCATGCCCTACTCCGAGACGGGCCCGTTCCGCGGCTTCGTCGAGAAGCTTCTCATCAGCCCCAAATTCCGCCGGCGTGGTGGCGCCAGGATGTTGATGAGTGTTCTAGAGGGTGAGGCTTTCAGGAGGGGGCGAACGCTGTTG ATGCTTGATACCGAGGTGGGCAGCCCGGCAGAGGATGTCTGGAGAAAATTCGGATACGTCGAGGTCGGCAGAATTCCAAACTACGGCATCAGTCCGGCCGTTCCACGACAGTTGAAGGATCAGGTTTTCTTCTACAAGCAGCTCTCGACGTAG